One window from the genome of Perca flavescens isolate YP-PL-M2 chromosome 17, PFLA_1.0, whole genome shotgun sequence encodes:
- the socs5b gene encoding suppressor of cytokine signaling 5b, with protein sequence MKKVGNMWSNLKSKCQTLFHNNGSSESRVEANAVHCVVDLGQGGSSGEAQAPGASSPSRSLLPVPMLPAGRRHHNCVSDSPQIVEITIDKDTEDVRGRSGGVPLARRDSYSRHAPWGGKKKHSCSTKTQSSLEADRRSGRLRGSGNRRDRRYGVSSIQEMSDSVSGGRSLTARSLRQRLSDTVGLCLPLPARRRSRSSKNPVMSKRKIHLTELMLETCPFPPGSDLAHKWHLIKQHTAPVSPHSSTALLDAFEPAQPSPEDEEERLRERRRLSIEEGVDPPPNAQIHTLEASVPGSSLNKLGPKMAPGMGEASGEGRASGAGSSAVAGSSGACGQALGAAASAQDCDSEEDSTTLCLQARRPKQRHASGDGHLSRQQPGPWKVHTQIDYIHCLVPDLLQITALPCYWGVMDRYEAEALLDGRPEGTFLLRDSAQEDYLFSVSFRRYNRSLHARIEQWNHNFSFDAHDPCVFHSSTVTGLLEHYKDPSACMFFEPLLTAPLHRTFPFGLQHLARAAICRWTTYDGIGSLPLPPALQDFLKEYHYKQKVRVRWLEREPPLKVK encoded by the coding sequence ATGAAGAAAGTGGGCAACATGTGGAGCAACCTGAAGAGCAAATGCCAGACACTCTTTCACAACAACGGTTCAAGTGAAAGCAGGGTTGAGGCCAATGCCGTCCACTGTGTGGTGGATCTTGGCCAAGGAGGCAGCTCAGGTGAGGCTCAGGCACCAGGAGCCTCCAGCCCATCACGGAGCCTCCTGCCAGTGCCAATGCTACCGGCAGGACGCCGCCATCACAACTGTGTGTCGGACAGCCCTCAGATAGTAGAAATTACAATCGACAAGGACACTGAGGATGTGCGGGGGAGATCGGGGGGTGTTCCCCTGGCCCGGAGAGACTCCTATTCCCGGCATGCTCCGTGGGGGGGCAAGAAAAAACActcatgttccaccaaaacccaGAGCTCTCTGGAGGCAGATAGGCGGTCTGGGCGCTTACGGGGGAGTGGAAACCGTAGGGACAGGCGTTACGGAGTCAGCTCCATTCAGGAGATGAGCGACTCTGTATCTGGAGGACGCAGTCTGACCGCTCGGTCTTTGCGCCAGCGGCTAAGCGATACAGTGGGGCTATGCTTACCCCTCCCTGCTCGCAGACGCTCCCGCTCCTCTAAGAACCCTGTTATGTCCAAACGTAAGATTCACCTGACGGAGCTCATGCTGGAGACCTGCCCCTTCCCACCAGGCTCAGACCTTGCTCACAAGTGGCACTTGATCAAGCAACACACGGCGCCGGTCAGCCCGCATTCCTCCACTGCCCTGCTGGATGCCTTTGAACCGGCCCAGCCCTCTcctgaggatgaggaggagcgtCTGCGTGAGCGCCGCAGACTTAGCATCGAGGAAGGTGTGGACCCACCACCTAATGCACAGATCCACACCCTGGAGGCCTCCGTGCCGGGCTCCTCTCTCAACAAACTGGGACCAAAGATGGCTCCTGGCATGGGAGAGGCCTCTGGGGAAGGCCGGGCCTCGGGGGCTGGCAGCTCTGCGGTTGCTGGGTCGTCAGGGGCCTGTGGGCAGGCGTTGGGGGCTGCGGCGTCGGCCCAGGACTGTGACTCTGAGGAGGATTCCACCACCCTCTGTCTGCAGGCCAGGAGGCCCAAGCAGAGGCACGCCTCTGGGGACGGTCACTTGAGCCGGCAGCAACCTGGGCCCTGGAAGGTTCACACTCAGATAGACTATATCCACTGCCTGGTGCCGGACCTATTGCAGATCACCGCTCTGCCCTGCTACTGGGGCGTGATGGACCGCTACGAGGCTGAGGCGCTGCTGGATGGGCGGCCAGAGGGCACCTTCCTGCTGCGCGACTCAGCCCAGGAGGACTACCTCTTCTCCGTTAGCTTCCGCCGTTACAACCGCTCGCTGCACGCCCGCATCGAGCAGTGGAACCACAACTTCAGCTTTGACGCTCACGACCCTTGTGTTTTCCACTCTTCCACCGTCACAGGACTGCTGGAACACTACAAGGACCCCAGCGCCTGCATGTTTTTTGAACCGCTGCTTACTGCGCCTCTCCATCGGACCTTTCCCTTTGGCCTGCAGCACCTGGCACGAGCTGCCATCTGCCGCTGGACCACTTACGATGGTATAGGCTCTCTGCCGCTGCCCCCTGCCCTGCAGGACTTCCTCAAGGAGTATCACTATAAACAGAAAGTACGAGTTCGCTGGCTGGAGAGGGAACCGCCACTCAAGGTCAAATAG